One genomic region from Quercus robur chromosome 4, dhQueRobu3.1, whole genome shotgun sequence encodes:
- the LOC126724094 gene encoding F-box/kelch-repeat protein At3g23880-like: protein MRICKAQRRRSFTIPNELVEEILSRLPVKSLMRFKCVSKAWHTLISSHRFAKSHSQRASQNPNRMNVLVLTDNCVLSAGCEALFQSRAIHGQPVDVDFPGFPLWGEKHVETNLASCNSLVCIELHNVDKWTAQYLVWNPSTKSYKNIPSPTSTPDSYWFGSFGFGYDYSTDDYKILRPYYDIDIHMSDIDIHMSKIEIFSLKTFTWKTILVDMDNNFFIGSSIQNIKKTIYCNGAIYLSYKCFRKPPIIYFDLADEIFHKLSWPESVSYYDTSKTWELGTFGEHLCLSVCTGESRNALCIQLWVMKESWTRLATIPYRGTCPRPICVSKNGEKILLREKQVGKNSEYIFKLIVINLKKKAYRKTRYDSKTIMEATTYVESLYSLDCNDGLNQHFQEEGSKGHKGNQEVCPKGYGDNYFQGGC, encoded by the exons ATGAGAATTTGCAAGGCACAGCGGCGGCGAAGCTTTACTATACCAAATGAACTCGTTGAGGAAATTCTTTCAAGACTACCAGTGAAGTCTCTAATGCGATTCAAGTGCGTATCCAAAGCATGGCACACTTTGATCAGTAGTCACCGATTTGCTAAATCCCACTCTCAGAGAGCATCTCAAAACCCCAACCGCATGAACGTCCTTGTTTTGACTGACAATTGTGTTCTATCAGCAGGTTGTGAAGCACTGTTTCAAAGCCGTGCTATTCATGGTCAACCTGTTGATGTTGATTTTCCTGGTTTTCCATTGTGGGGTGAAAAACATGTTGAGACAAACTTGGCTTCTTGCAATAGCTTGGTATGTATTGAATTACATAATGTGGACAAATGGACAGCCCAATATTTGGTTTGGAACCCATCTACCAAAAGTTACAAAAACATACCAAGTCCAACATCAACACCTGATTCATATTGGTTTGGCAGTTTTGGCTTTGGCTATGATTATTCCACTGATGATTACAAGATATTAAGGCCCTACTACGATATCGATATTCATATGTCCGATATCGATATTCATATGTCCAAGATCGAGATCTTTTCACTCAAGACCTTTACTTGGAAGACAATTCTGGTGGATAtggacaataatttttttatcggCAGCAGcattcaaaatatcaaaaagacTATATACTGCAATGGGGCAATTTATTTGAGTTATAAATGTTTTCGGAAGCCGCCAatcatttattttgatttagcGGATGAGATATTTCATAAGCTGTCATGGCCAGAATCTGTTTCTTATTACGATACATCAAAGACATGGGAGTTAGGGACTTTTGGAGAACACCTGTGTCTATCTGTGTGCACAGGTGAATCACGCAATGCTTTATGTATTCAGCTATGGGTGATGAAGGAGTCTTGGACTAGATTGGCAACCATTCCATATAGGGGCACTTGTCCGAGGCCTATATGCGTGTCAAAGAATGgtgaaaaaattttattgcgGGAGAAGCAAGTTGGAAAGAATTCagaatatattttcaaattgatagtcatcaatttgaaaaaaaaggcCTATAGAAAAACACGATATGATTCCAAGACAATAATGGAGGCAACTACATATGTGGAAAGCCTTTATTCACTTGACTGCAATGATGGGCTTAATCAG CACTTTCAAGAAGAGGGCTCCAAAGGTCATAAAGGAAATCAGGAAGTTTGCCCAAAAGGATATGGGGACAACTATTTTCAAGGCGGATGTTAA
- the LOC126724087 gene encoding putative disease resistance protein RGA4, translating into MLVFYASLYPTSRRFTFIEALKKHGLSHLFHLNSPFPPTVTDCSGFTLTLQFSILTKTELAFIQFSLIQEMAEGALFDVAKGIIGIAGKLALQEAALIWGVKDEINKLKETVSKISAMILDAEAKQHGSEVIKEWLKELKDAMCDADDLLDEISTEALGREVMTGDKKAKEVRIFFSKSNQLAYGVRMGHKVKAMRERFDAIATESKLLKLAIAAERQFQLEERCEERQVRYKARQQTHSLASAEDVIGREEDKKAIIGSLLDPNVNENVSVLPIVGIGGLGKTTVAQLVFNDKELKDHFEPKVWVCVSENFDVKIIVQKILECVKNGKLAKDLEMNTLVNDVHKEINGKRYLIVLDDVWNEEREKWFSLKKILMGGARGSRIVVTTRSQIVAKISQPIQPHVLQGLDKQYAWSLFMKIAFNEGKEPKNASFVNIVEEILKKCAGIPLAIRTIGGLVNSKEFTIEWLSFINKELSKIPQNEDDILPTLKLSYNHLPSHLKQCFAYCSLFPKDLEINKSSLINMWMAQGFITLYDEKQCSRDVGHEYFMDLLWRSFFQEVEKDELGNISKFKIHDLMHDIAIQVMSSESTTIYSKEKVIDEKTRHVSFGDTLYSSSEIPISLYTARRIKTFLLPCQPKYDTIRSNDSTYIAIVASFKFIRLLDLHNMGIKTIPSSIKKLKHLRYLDLSENKDIEMLPNSIVKLYNLQTLKLSKCENLKELPKDINKLVNLKFLEFDKCWRLTHMPNGLGQLTNLQTLSRFVMSEGRIDSVPKGNGGLKELAKLNELRENLSIENLKHEKDAALEYKDANLKEKQRLDRLDLNWVYEAIDETGASYDYMSLEALQPHINLKVLSLEQYGGVTFPHWLVSLTNLVQFRLYSCRKCQYLPPLDQFPSLKIIHLSGLNSLEHISDLERDNSDSLFYPYLETLYISNCPNLKGWWQGRRDSLPSFPRLSNLQIKNCPQLTSFPLFPYLERLSLVKCNLNLKQSWERMMINNKTSRNLPSIASSSSSPSTIVAPLSKLSWMNIENTEEALPEECLPNLISLRTLFLLECPLPQGMRYLTALQRLEVQFSEVVDLSNDWDEMEWQGLRTLLSLEFYYLPKLVSLPTGLQYVSSLQVLSISSCHSLIAIPEWICKLISLQYLSIWDSPNLESLPEGFGALTSLQTLKIRGCPILLKRCKKQIGEDWHKISHIPNLEGDLSQQEIRAR; encoded by the exons ATGCTTGTTTTCTATGCATCCTTGTACCCCACATCTAGGCGTTTTACTTTCATCGAAGCACTCAAAAAGCATGGTCTTTCTCATTTATTCCACCTGAATAGTCCCTTCCCACCCACTGTCACAGATTGTTCTGGCTTTACTCTTACCCTCCAGTTCTCTATTCTCACAAAGACAGAATTAGCATTCATTCAATTCTCTCTAATTCAAGAAATGGCCGAAGGAGCTCTGTTCGACGTTGCTAAGGGAATCATCGGGATAGCGGGCAAACTAGCACTCCAAGAGGCTGCGCTCATCTGGGGTGTCAAAGACGAGATCAACAAACTCAAGGAGACAGTTTCCAAAATCAGTGCTATGATTTTGGATGCAGAGGCGAAGCAACACGGCAGTGAAGTGATCAAAGAGTGGCTGAAAGAGCTTAAGGATGCTATGTGTGATGCGGATGACTTGCTGGATGAAATCTCCACTGAGGCCTTAGGACGGGAAGTGATGACCGGGGACAAGAAGGCCAAAGAGGTACGCATCTTCTTTTCTAAATCTAACCAGCTTGCATATGGTGTTAGAATGGGTCATAAGGTTAAGGCCATGAGGGAGAGGTTTGATGCGATTGCAACTGAAAGCAAGTTGCTTAAGCTTGCTATAGCTGCGGAGAGGCAGTTTCAGTTGGAAGAACGTTGTGAGGAGAGACAAGTCAGGTATAAGGCAAGACAGCAGACTCATTCCCTTGCAAGTGCTGAAGATGTTATTGGGAGGGAGGAGGATAAGAAGGCCATCATTGGATCTCTGTTGGATCCCAATGTCAACGAGAATGTTTCTGTCCTTCCGATAGTTGGTATCGGAGGACTAGGAAAGACCACAGTTGCTCAACTTGTCTTCAATGATAAAGAACTCAAAGACCATTTTGAGCCAAAAGTGTGGGTGTGTGTCTCTGAGAATTTTGATGTGAAAATAATTGTTCAGAAAATCTTGGAGTGTGTAAAAAATGGGAAACTAGCAAAAGACCTTGAAATGAACACGTTAGTCAATGATGTTCATAAAGAAATTAATGGAAAAAGATACTTGATTGTGTTGGATGATGTGTGGAATGAAGAGCGTGAAAAATGGtttagtttgaaaaaaattttgatgggtGGCGCAAGAGGCAGTAGAATAGTTGTGACTACACGTAGTCAAATAGTGGCAAAGATTTCACAGCCTATTCAACCACATGTGTTACAGGGTTTAGATAAACAATATGCTTGGTCTTTATTTATGAAGATAGCGTTCAACGAGGGGAAAGAACCGAAGAATGCAAGTTTTGTAAATATTGTGGAGGAGATTTTGAAGAAATGTGCGGGGATTCCGCTTGCTATAAGAACAATAGGAGGTCTGGTAAATTCTAAAGAATTCACAATAGAGTGGTtatcattcataaacaaagaacTTTCAAAAATACCTCAGAATGAAGATGACATTTTACCAACACTAAAGTTGAGTTACAATCATCTCCCGTCACACTTGAAGCAATGCTTTGCTTATTGTAGTCTATTTCCAAAGGATTTAGAGATTAACAAGTCAAGTTTGATTAATATGTGGATGGCGCAAGGGTTCATCACGTTGTATGACGAAAAGCAATGTTCAAGAGATGTTGGTCATGAGTATTTTATGGATTTGCTTTGGAGATCATTCTTTCAAGAAGTTGAAAAAGATGAACTTGGcaatatttcaaaattcaaaatacatgATCTCATGCATGATATAGCAATACAAGTTATGAGTTCAGAGAGCACCACCatttattcaaaagagaaaGTCATTGATGAGAAAACTCGTCATGTGTCATTTGGGGATACATTGTACTCATCATCGGAAATTCCAATCTCATTATATACAGCAAGAAGGATAAAGACATTTCTTTTGCCATGTCAACCAAAGTATGATACCATAAGATCAAATGATTCAACTTATATTGCAATTGTGGCTAGTTTTAAGTTTATACGCTTGTTGGATTTGCATAACATGGGGATTAAAACAATTCCAAGTTCTATCAAAAAGTTGAAGCATCTAAGATACCTTGATCTTTCTGAGAATAAAGACATTGAAATGCTTCCTAATTCTATTGTCAAGTTGTACAATTTGCAAACACTTAAACTCTCTAAGTGTGAAAACCTCAAAGAATTGCCAAAAGATATTAACAAATTAGTCAACCTCAAGTTTCTTGAGTTTGATAAGTGTTGGAGGTTGACTCATATGCCAAATGGACTGGGCCAATTGACTAATCTACAAACATTATCAAGATTTGTGATGAGTGAGGGTAGGATTGATTCAGTGCCTAAGGGTAACGGTGGATTGAAGGAACTTGCCAAGCTAAATGAGCTAAGAGAAAATCTGTCAATTGAAAATCTCAAACACGAAAAAGATGCTGCATTAGAGTATAAGGATGcaaatttgaaagagaaacaACGTCTTGATAGGTTGGACTTAAATTGGGTATACGAAGCCATTGATGAGACAGGTGCCAGTTATGATTACATGTCATTGGAAGCCTTGCAACCACATATAAATCTCAAAGTATTGAGTTTAGAGCAGTACGGGGGAGTGACATTTCCACATTGGCTTGTGTCGCTCACAAATCTTGTCCAATTTAGATTATATTCATGTAGAAAATGCCAATATCTTCCACCGTTGGACCAATTTCCTTCTCTCAAAATTATCCATTTGAGCGGATTGAATTCTTTAGAGCACATATCAGATTTAGAGAGAGATAACAGTGATTCTTTATTCTACCCATATTTGGAGACGCTCTATATTTCAAATTGCCCTAATTTAAAGGGATGGTGGCAGGGAAGGAGGGATTCTCTTCCGTCATTTCCTCGTCTttctaatttacaaattaagaATTGCCCTCAGCTGACTTCCTTTCCTTTGTTTCCATATCTCGAAAGATTGAGCCTAGTTAAATGTAACTTGAACTTGAAGCAGTCATGGGAGAGGATGATGATAAACAACAAAACTTCAAGGAATCTACCATcaattgcttcttcttcttcttctccttctacAATTGTTGCCCCTCTCTCCAAATTAAGTTGGATGAATATAGAGAACACGGAAGAAGCTTTGCCAGAGGAGTGCCTACCAAATCTCATTTCTCTCCGTACTCTATTTCTACTCGAATGTCCTCTTCCTCAAGGCATGCGATATCTTACGGCACTTCAACGTCTGGAAGTTCAGTTCTCTGAGGTGGTTGATTTATCCAATGATTGGGATGAGATGGAATGGCAAGGACTTAGGACCCTTCTCTCTTTGGAATTCTATTATCTTCCGAAGTTGGTCTCTCTCCCAACAGGGCTTCAATATGTCAGCTCTCTACAAGTTCTCAGCATTTCGTCCTGTCATAGTTTGATAGCTATACCGGAGTGGATCTGCAAACTTATATCTCTTCAATATCTTTCAATTTGGGATAGCCCTAATTTGGAATCATTGCCAGAAGGATTCGGTGCCCTTAC CTCTTTGCAAACACTAAAAATTAGAGGATGTCCCATCTTACTGAAAAGATGCAAGAAGCAAATCGGGGAAGATTGGCATAAAATTTCTCACATTCCCAATTTGGAAGGAGATCTGTCTCAGCAAGAAATAAGAGCCAG ATGA
- the LOC126722808 gene encoding disease resistance protein RGA2-like yields the protein MAEGALFDVAKGIIGIAGKLALQEVALIWGVKDEINKLKEAVSKISAVILDAEAKQHDSEVVKLWLKRLKDAMCDADDLLDEISTEGLQREVMTRDKKAKEVRIFFSKSNQLAYGVRMGHKVKEMRERLVAIAADRQFHLDERREEIQVRNESRRQTHSLASAEDVIGREEDKKAIIGSLLDPNVKENVSVLPIVGIGGLGKTTVAQLVFNDKELKDHFEPKVWVCVSENFDVKIIVQKILECVKNGKLAKDLEMNTLVNDVHKEINGKRYLIVLDDVWNEEREKWFSLKKILMGGARGSRIVVTTRSQIVAKISQPIQPHVLQGLDKQHAWSLFMKIAFNEGQEPKNASFVNIVEEILKKCAGIPLAIRTIGGLVNSKEFTIEWLSFINKELSKIPQNEDDILPTLKVSYNHLPSHLKQCFAYCSLFPKDLEINKSSLINMWMAQGFITLYDEKQCSKDVGHEYFMDLLWRSFFQEVEKDKLGNISKFKIHDLMHDIAIQVTGSESTTIYSKEKDIDEKTRHVSFGDILHSSSEIPISLSKARRIRTFLLPCQPCQPEGRYETMKSNDSISSEIIAGFKFIRLLDMHDMGIKTIPSSIKKLKHLRYLNLSWNGDIEMLPNSIVKLYNLQTLKLSSCFGLKELPRDINKLVNLRFLEIDGCSGLTHMPNGLGQLTNLQTLSRFVMSKGRIDSVPKSYGGLKELDKLNELRGNLSIENLKHEKDAALEYKDANLKEKQRLDSLHLNWVYEAIDETGAGYDYMSLEALQPHINLKALSLEHLNLKQSWERMMINNKTSGNLPSIASSSSSPSRIVAPLSKLSYMELYEIEEALPEECLRNLISLRTLQLHKCPLPQGIRYLTALQNLSVWYSEVVDLSNDWDEMDWQGLRTLLSLKFYGLPKLVSLPTGLQYVSSLQFLSISYCRSLIAIPEWISKLISLQNLSISDCPKLESLPEGFGALNLQTLYIGGCPILQKRCKKQIGEDWHKISHIPNLKGDFIKFHLWIFNRVDVVKYLISHCVTESKLAKEILQSRRFLFFKLFFLWIVEVKEKELKAAGAEPLPNGCHGLRIHGWEIETHKPSILTSSNLQLWEEKFQTSLLPEMVFREGCLVLKHVDSGTKIHFNAFNALTGWKQEALCPIEVPAAAKWKFRRRRH from the exons ATGGCGGAAGGAGCTCTGTTCGACGTTGCTAAGGGAATCATCGGGATAGCGGGCAAACTAGCACTCCAAGAGGTTGCGCTTATCTGGGGTGTCAAAGACGAGATCAACAAACTGAAGGAGGCGGTTTCCAAAATCAGTGCTGTGATTTTGGATGCAGAGGCGAAGCAACACGACAGTGAAGTGGTCAAACTGTGGCTGAAACGGCTTAAGGATGCCATGTGTGATGCGGATGACTTGCTGGATGAAATCTCCACTGAGGGCTTGCAACGGGAAGTGATGACCCGGGACAAGAAGGCCAAAGAGGTACGCATCTTCTTTTCCAAATCTAACCAGCTTGCATATGGTGTTAGAATGGGTCATAAGGTTAAGGAGATGAGGGAGAGGCTAGTTGCTATAGCTGCGGACAGGCAGTTTCACTTGGATGAACGTCGTGAGGAGATACAAGTCAGGAATGAGTCAAGACGGCAGACTCATTCCCTTGCAAGTGCTGAAGATGTTATTGGGAGGGAGGAGGATAAGAAGGCCATCATTGGATCTCTGTTGGATCCCAATGTTAAGGAGAATGTTTCTGTCCTTCCGATAGTTGGTATCGGAGGACTAGGAAAGACCACAGTTGCTCAACTTGTCTTCAATGATAAAGAACTCAAAGACCATTTTGAGCCAAAAGTGTGGGTGTGTGTCTCTGAGAATTTTGATGTGAAAATAATTGTTCAGAAAATCTTGGAGTGTGTAAAAAATGGGAAACTAGCAAAAGACCTTGAAATGAACACGTTAGTCAATGATGTTCATAAAGAAATTAATGGAAAAAGATACTTGATTGTGTTGGATGATGTGTGGAATGAGGAGCGTGAAAAATGGtttagtttgaaaaaaattttgatgggtGGCGCAAGAGGCAGTAGAATAGTTGTGACTACACGTAGTCAAATAGTGGCAAAGATTTCACAGCCTATTCAACCACATGTGTTACAGGGTTTAGATAAACAACATGCTTGGTCTTTATTTATGAAGATAGCGTTCAACGAGGGGCAAGAACCGAAGAATGCAAGTTTTGTAAATATTGTGGAGGAGATTTTGAAGAAATGTGCGGGGATTCCGCTTGCTATAAGAACAATAGGAGGTCTGGTAAATTCTAAAGAATTCACAATAGAGTGGTtatcattcataaacaaagaacTTTCAAAAATACCTCAGAATGAAGATGACATTTTACCAACACTAAAGGTGAGTTACAATCATCTCCCGTCACACTTGAAGCAATGCTTTGCTTATTGTAGTCTATTTCCAAAGGATTTAGAGATTAACAAGTCAAGTTTGATTAATATGTGGATGGCGCAAGGGTTCATCACGTTGTATGACGAAAAACAATGTTCAAAAGATGTTGGTCATGAGTATTTTATGGATTTGCTTTGGAGATCATTCTTTCAAGAAGTTGAAAAAGATAAACTTGGcaatatttcaaaattcaaaatacatgATCTCATGCATGATATAGCAATACAAGTAACGGGATCAGAGAGCACCACCatttattcaaaagagaaagacATTGACGAGAAAACTCGGCATGTGTCATTTGGGGATATATTGCACTCATCATCGGAGATTCCAATCTCATTATCCAAAGCAAGAAGGATAAGAACATTTCTTTTGCCATGTCAACCATGTCAACCAGAAGGAAGGTATGAAACCATGAAATCAAATGATTCAATTTCTAGTGAAATTATTGCAGGTTTTAAGTTCATACGCTTGTTGGATATGCATGACATGGGGATTAAAACAATTCCAAGTTCTATCAAAAAGTTGAAGCATCTAAGATATCTTAATCTTTCTTGGAATGGAGATATTGAGATGCTTCCTAATTCTATTGTCAAGTTGTACAATCTGCAAACACTTAAACTCTCTAGCTGTTTTGGACTTAAAGAATTGCCAAGAGATATTAACAAATTAGTCAACCTCAGGTTTCTTGAGATTGATGGGTGTTCGGGTTTGACTCATATGCCAAATGGATTGGGCCAATTGACTAATCTACAAACATTGTCAAgatttgtgatgagtaagggTAGGATTGATTCAGTGCCTAAGAGTTATGGTGGATTGAAGGAACTTGACAAGCTAAATGAGCTAAGAGGAAATCTCTCAATTGAAAATCTCAAACACGAAAAAGATGCCGCATTAGAGTATAAGGATGcaaatttgaaagagaaacaACGTCTTGATAGTTTGCACTTAAATTGGGTATACGAGGCCATTGATGAGACAGGTGCCGGTTATGATTACATGTCATTGGAAGCCTTGCAACCACATATAAATCTCAAAGCACTGAGTTTAGAGCA CTTGAACTTGAAGCAGTCATGGGAGAGGATGATGATAAACAACAAGACTTCAGGGAATCTACCATCAatcgcttcttcttcttcttctccttctagAATTGTTGCCCCTCTCTCCAAATTAAGTTACATGGAACTATATGAAATAGAAGAAGCTTTGCCAGAGGAGTGCCTACGAAATCTCATTTCTCTCCGTACTCTACAGCTACACAAATGTCCTCTTCCTCAAGGCATTCGATATCTTACGGCACTTCAAAATCTGAGTGTTTGGTACTCTGAGGTGGTTGATTTATCCAATGATTGGGATGAGATGGATTGGCAAGGACTTAGGACCCTTCTCTCTTTGAAATTCTATGGACTTCCGAAGTTGGTCTCTCTCCCAACGGGGCTTCAATATGTCAGCTCTCTACAATTTCTCAGCATTTCGTACTGTCGTAGTTTGATAGCTATACCGGAGTGGATCAGCAAACTTATATCTCTTCAGAATCTTTCAATTTCGGATTGCCCTAAATTGGAATCATTGCCAGAAGGATTCGGTGCCCTGAATTTGCAAACACTATACATTGGAGGATGTCCCATCTTACAGAAAAGATGCAAGAAGCAAATCGGGGAAGATTGGCATAAAATTTCTCACATTCCCAATTTGAAAGGAG ATTTTATTAAATTCCATCTTTGGATTTTCAACCGGGTTGATGTGGTGAAGTATTTGATTTCCCATTGTGTAACAGAGTCAAAATTGGCAAAAG AAATATTGCAATCAAGAcggttccttttttttaagctaTTTTTCCTATGGATAGTAGAAGTCAAAGAGAAGGAACTCAAAGCCGCCGGCGCTGAACCCTTGCCCAACGGCTGCCACGGTCTCCGCATCCATGGCTGGGAGATCGAAACTCACAAGCCCTCCATTCTCACCTCCTCCAACCTCCAGCt GTGGGAAGAAAAGTTTCAAACTTCTCTCTTGCCAGAGATGGTTTTCAGGGAGGGTTGTTTAGTTCTTAAACATGTGGATAGTGGcaccaaaattcatttcaatgcattcaatgctctAACTGGCTGGAAGCAGGAGGCCTTATGTCCAATTGAGGTCCCTGCAGCAGCAAAGTGGAAATTCAGAAG GAGAAGACATTGA